The sequence TttttgtgaaattaaaatgaatcCTTGATGATTCCCACTAATATAACTTTATCATTCCGCAACTTTATGCAGTGCTCAATTCCGATTggtcttttttgtgttttcttaAGCTTCATCTGAACATTAAAGCCTGAACATTCTCTCCAAAATtcaacctagggtctttttgtgaattTACCCGAGTCAAACcttcgtttaaaagcataattacgttggaagcgccacttttaagattgatcgtattgtcgttttcgggtcaaatggccttttgaatgggattgCTAGGGGAACAACTCACTTGGTTTTTCTGCTTGCCGCCATCTTGCCAGTCAAGAAGTGAGTTGTACAAAATCTTTTTTGTACAAAATgcacaatgttctcaatgctcgagtcaatgtgtagagaccctggtgatacttcggtcaaagtttcatgttgtgtcgagccttcttagtgttttaaaaatagctaTTTTGACGCATAAtgcatcaaaatagtagtgcccgtagcactcccattcaaaaggccatttgacccaAAAACAACAATACggtcaagcttaaaagtggcgcttcggacgtaattatgcttttaaacgaatgtttgactcgggtacattcacaaaaagagcctaggatgcattttggcgagagttacgctttaaCCCCTGCCATAGGCAACCACTCTTTGTTACATCATTAGCTGTGAAGTTCTGATGGGCTACACAGAAGCTTGTTAGCTAGTTATTAAACTGTAGTAATATGATTTAGCATTGATATTAATTGATTTTGAACATGAAGCTCTGTAAAAGTTGGGACAATGTACAACCAGTAAGCCATTATTGCACTATGAATCCTGTCATGGCAACACAAGACAGAGTCAGAATGTACTCAGCAGTAATGGCCACCTGGTTGTATATTCCTTCCCATAAATCTCTGTTGCGGTTTTGTGGCCTGTGGTTGTGATGTTCTGTTGACTGTGTTATGTTCTGTGCTGCTCAGAGCTGGCAGAGCTGCCTCTGGTGCGTTTGGATTTCTCCTGTAACAAGGTGACGTCCATCCCCGTCTGCTACCGCAACCTCCGACACTTACAGAGCATTGTGTTAGACAACAACCCCCTACAGAGCCCCCCtgcacaggtaacacacacacacacacatacacacacacacacacgctcagtttgtacacaaatacacagatacttgctctatcacacacacacacagacacactcacacgcaaaaACACAAAGCTTTGCTAACTGAGTCTTAAGGTGTTGTCTGCTTGATTTACaatagagtcccgaagtgtGACGTAACGTTTCCATGAccgcagaatcactggatctaaacaaactttcgaagtgccataaatagcattgaatttagacatgtggcatcatttctagctaataaaaataaatatatccatttaaacatgttttacctgctaggcagcagcttagccacataacacggattccctggcaggtgtaatagaaagaaacaaaattccagtggatatttcacgtcttctcaaagactggcggctgttaagagcgacgttttttgccaaaaaaataaagccaaaacacgtctgtgaatttaaggattttaaccgcatgctgtgaagttacatgcaggtcttttttacggaggaaacccatgctaaaataaaactctgtagtcacgaatttgatcgtgttggtatgaatatatgttgtagtatgtgattcctacagtgtaaaaaatatactaacgtcttagaaacTTTGTAAAAtcattgaaatagattaagaaagccaccgctatggcgatttcaatggttagattgatttgtttagatccagtgaaattgctgccttggcaacgctacgtcatggcttcgggacTCTATTGAAGTCGTTATTAACATTATTAAAAACCCACATAGCTGTACCTGAAAACTACAGTAATTGACCAACCCACATCCTTAAACAGGACAAATTGCTTTTGAAGAttgtttgcaaacacacacacactcacaatgacGCACACAGTCCAGCCTCCAGTGGAAAAGATGATCTGAATGGAGCGATTGGTGTGGTTGAGTTGTGTCGGGACATGTTAGTCATGCGTTCTGTTCTCCTGTCTCCTGACAGATCTGTATAAAGGGGAAGATCCACATATTTAAATATCTGAACATGGAGGCGTGCAAGACAGCACCTGACCTCCCAGACTACGACAGGAGACCACTATTCGGGAACTGGTaagggacagacacacacacacacacacacacacaccatagtaGACTATATGTATATAGTCTTATCTGAGATCTTTTGGCCATTCATTGCATGAGTCATACAGACAGGTTAAGTTTCTTGCATCAGATATAGTTTCTTGGATCAGATATAATGCACACATTTAACACACTGAAACAGCCACTCTTCCTCACTCTTAAACACACTGCATTTAACACACTGaaacattcactttctcactcactcttataCACACTGCATTTAACACACTGAaacattcactctctcactcacacactgcatttaacacactgaaacattcactctcaccctcactcttacacacacagacagttaaACAGTCTCAAACAGTGTGTGCTCTGTCACTTGCTCCATTCTGCCTCCTGCCTGTGTAAAGAGACTGTCTGTGTTTAatcgagtacacacacacacacacacacacacaggcatgtcgAATGCCAGCAGCAACGCTGAAGGGGGCAGCCCTGGAAACAGCTGTTTACTGAGAGACAGCTGTAGAACACCAGAGGAGGGGGCACTATGTTTCccctatctgtctctctgtttctctctctctcactcacacacacacatgctcgctctctctctttcttgctcattTTCTAAATTGCTTTCCTGCaacccttttcttttttcttcttttagaGCATCGTCTCCCTCATTGCCATCATCTCCTTCTGTCATCTCTTTTTCTAACCTTTCTTCTCCCTTCTTACTTTTCTACCtcggatagacagacagatgcacccacccacgcacgcacgcacacacacacacacacacacacacacacacacacacacacacacacacacttacactcacactcagacagTGCCATCACTTGTACTGTGTTACTGTGTTGTCAGTTGGTGTCCAAAGGAAGTGCCCAGAGGAGGCTGTGCGGATGTGGGTCAGCAGTAAAGGAAGCGCTGGACACTGCTAGCAGGAGTGGGAGGGAGACATGCAAGCCTGGGGGGTGGGAGTAGGGAGTAGGGAAAAGATCACAGGGCGGGGCAAGTTGCCAGAGGCTCTGGCTGGACATCCATCAGCAGCACCTTTATGTCAGATATGTTCTTGTGCATCACACATGTGCATATGCTGAGCCTACACCCTCCAGAGGTCTACTGCATGCCCAGAACACCtgaatactacacacacacacacacacacacacacacacacacacacacacacacacacacacacacacacacacactgtgtattcactctctcactcattttcAGGGCTCCTTAAAAGTTTTAGGGAGCAAGTGAGTAGTAGAATAACAATTTTCTTAGCGGCTACTCTGAATATAGTATAAtactttttaataaaaaaataatttttatttttaaacaagTGGCTCTGGGACCAGTTGGACCTGGAGAAAGAATTATCGGCACGTTATTGCATCATGACTTAACAACCGGATACTGCAgacagatgtgtttgtgtctgatgtgtgtgtggtgatggttTGTCTGCAGTGTGGAGGAACTGTATCCCGGCCGGCCTTATGGAGCACTGGACTCTGGCTTCAACAGCGTGGACAGCGGAGACAAGAGATGGTCAGGCAATgaggtaatacacacacacacacacacacacacacacacacacacacacacacacacacacacacacaaccagcagTTGTGCTCTGTTCCATGAAGTTGTCGATCATAAGTTCTGTCGTTTATTAACTTCTAGCTAGCAAACAAATATTGTCCCTAGCATTTTAGGCATAACTTTGTCAGGCTGAGACTACTGATATCTGCCCATGGAGAAAAGGATTTTGAGCGTTCAGTCAAACCTTGATCTGATTAGGTCTATTAGATCAtatgaacacgcacacacacgcacacacacgcacacacatacacacacacacacacacacacacacacacacacaaccagcagTTGTGCTCGGTTCCATAAAATTGTCAATCATAAATTCTGTTGTTAATTAACTTCTAGCTAGCAAACAaatattatcacacacacacacacacacacacacacacacacacacacacacaataacacagctGTTCCCAGAGGGCAGACAGCCACGTGCGACCCCTGAGCCTAAGTGACGTATTTCGCACATGTTGACCTCCGGGAGCTCATCGCCCTTCCTGTCTCTGTGCTCTTCTTTTGTCTTCTCatcccttgctctctcccttTAATGCTTCCCCTCCCGTGTCCCCCTTTCCTCCATGGCTTTTTCCTGTCTGCACTCGTCCCACcctatccctccatccatccccccattcctccctccctccctccctctctctctctccctctgtccccctgCAGCCGACGGACGAGCTGTCGGACCTGCCTCTGAGAGTGGCGGAGATCACCAAAGAGCAGAGGCaacggagggagagggagagggagcgcgGCGACGAAAGCAAACACAGCTCGGTCGTCGCCAACGGCACATGTGAGATACTtcctctttttgtgtgtgtgtctgtctgtctgtctgtctgtctgtgtgtatgtcctgtgtgtgtttgtgtgtatctttgcATGTTTATTCATGAGTgtctgtttgcatgtttgttagTGTGCGTTAatcattgtctgtgtgtgagtgtacgcgAGAAGGACACCACAGATTTGTTCCAAAATGGGCTGTTTAAATGATAACATAGTTTTAGAATAGCAGTGCTTTCAACACAGTCAACATTTCAACACTAAAATGATAGTTATTTTCTTATTCCACAGTGGAAATGAACAGTGGGATGAGTGTGATTGTGGTCTTTTtgtggttttcttttttttgtctatcccaaaccctgtgtgtgtgtgtgtgtgtctttgtgtatgtgtgattgtgtttgctCGCGTGCGTGTCAGTGTAAGTTGTTGTATGTGAgccgctttggataaaagggtCTGCTAATTGTAaacgtgtgtgtctgcctgtctctctttgtCAGTGGAGTCGGAGATTGAGCAGATCGATTTCATCGACAGCTGTACaggtgaggaggaagaggaggagggccgcagcagcaggagccggACGTCAGACGCCGTCAGCCTCAGCTCCCAGTTCATGGCCTACATAGAGCGGCGGATCaccagagaggtgtgtgtgtgtgtgtgtgtctatgtgtatgttccatgtgttgtgcatgcattacttgaaaagaactagctccagttatgtatgaacagtgaaggtaacaatctcttaaacatgtgaaaaacgtgaacttgaagaagtgaaaattgaacaatatgaactatgaatattgaacaacttgaagctacatctataagtgtgaacatgcttaacaaaatatgggaacaaaacatgggaactaaacatgcattacgaatataatcagtgcgagccatgtgcttgtttccctgcaacaagaagcttccatctgggggtgatggaagacagtgacaccctcagtgtgtttgaaatgtccagtcgattgcgcaatttggtcttagttgccgTCATTGCCAAAAACCCGACTGGGGACCGCTGTGTTAGGGAAGGGTCGCGATTTTTGAATATCCAATAGTTaatttaactagatgtaccgcagagcggtacaaaatatgaccgccgaccagtccagcacattttttccacaaaaataaatcatgctgaaaggcctatatgattctaactgtctcactaaattgcattatccgcactcaattctcactggtatctgctagacaacaagtaccaacatgattagttcatagatttcacatgtaaaattcattttatacaaccccacccccatcttgcctgttcataattctgagaaattattgaattgtgtgcatgtgtgtgtttgtctgtgtgtgtgcgtttatgtttatgtgtgtgtgtgtgtgtgtgtgtgtgtgtgtgtgcgcgtgcttgtgtgtttgtctgcgtatgtgtttttgtgcatgtgcatgcatgcatacatatgtctactgtgtgagtatgtgtcatacgtatgattactgtgaatgtatgtgtgtgcgtgtgtatttgtttatgcacatgtgtgcacatggaatgggttaacatgacccctggaggcaaacatacggaaagaattggtcatcctaggccctacggttctcgagatatttacagaaaactgtgtctgccctaccctccttttggggggtccagtccagcggggggggggctaaagatcaaaacgaaaaacgatggttccatgctatccatgtggggttacatgcccaccaagtttcgtgtaccccggtctttcagtgtcccgggaatccttgacggaaatttggaaaTGCGAAAAAGAAATATTTTTCATAATTATAGCATATTGAATAGCTAATGCAATAATAGTTTTGTCTCCAGAAATAAagatataaataaatgaaatttcCCAATGTGGGTGGCAGGGCAACTTTTGATTTATAGTCAACTAATTCTCAGTGATTATCAAATAGTATTTTTGCCTAGTGCATGTGTCTATGTGAATGTAAGtatgtcactgtgtgtgcatatattgtATGTCTACGATACTAAACCTACACTACACGCATTGTAGGGTTCTCCTGTGAAGTCCGGTTCTTCAAGAGATACGAGGACAGATGACCCGAGGCGACACGGTTCCCTCCAAAACAGGTGCATACACGACATCTCCCACTGCGTCAGTTTGCCCtcagaggaaacacacacacacaccttcccacaTGCACCCACATGTCCATAGTAGTCCTATTATTATGCTCAGATGCTATTCATATTGGTATTTTTTACTGAAGGAGGtaaataaaataacataaaacaaaggaaaaacattgttaacTACTAACTGCTAAACTACTACTAACTACTAAATAATACACAAGGCTGTAGTTAATTAACAAATGATTGGGTGTTTAGATGTTTGTGTCACATTTCTGTGTTTCTCCCTGTAGAAGTGTTCCAGATGGAGCAAGTCCCACATCCTCTACAGCACAGGGCCAGGTAAGAGCTACTGCAGcttcatacgtgtgtgtgtgtgtgtgtgtgtgtgtgtgtgtgtgtgtgtgtgtgtgcgcgagatgGGAGGTAGCAGGCTATTGCacctactttgtgtgtgtgttgtgtggttatgtgtttgtatgtttgtgtgtgtgtgtgtgcacgcttgaaTGTGCAGGTCTCTATGTGAGTCTGTTTATGGGTGTGGACACGTGTTTATCTGtctatttttgtgtttgtctatctgtgtgtggtcTTCGTATCTGTTGTGAAAATCTTTCCTAGTCTTTGAGTGCTTTAGTGTCTTCCTCTGCAAACTCTCTtgattcatctctctctctctctctctgtctccctctttctctctctctctctctctacacctctctctctttctcctcatgTCCATCTCACAGAGGTCAGGGGTCGGTGTGGAACGCGTGCGGCGGGAGGCCCAGCTGGCAGCGCTGCGGTACGAAGAGGAGCGGCACAAAACACGCTCCGTCCAGAGGGACGCCGTCATGAGCTAcgtcaaggtacacacacacacacacacacacacacacacacacacacacacacacacacacacaaacgctacACAGCCATTATATGACAAATTGAGATATTCTTCATTCCAAAGAGAGGTCGTAATACTTGATGTcaatgtgcatgtgtacacacacacacacacacacacacacacacacacacacacacacacacacagaataagaaATTGAGCTTCATCGCTGCACTTACGCACATGTTCACATCTGTACAtactttctccctcacacaGTCTCACAATGTCATACCTCACCTAATACCGTAGACCTCAGATTACCTTTGACACATCAGACAGACATCTCAGAAAAGCTCAGGGGGACTTCAGTGTGACCTTTGGCTAAACAGCCACAAGCTCAGTGTGTGGATTCACACCAATGGGCCCCCACAGACAGAAAATATGATTCACTTCTtgtcacacacatgctcagattCGGACGTGCTTAATTGCAAGATTATATTACAAGAATGTCCAAAGTCATAAACACGcagtcacgcacgcacacagtaaACCTGAGACACTGGTCAATGAAACCAGCTGGTCATGACTATGACCAATTATttgacactctgtgtgtgtgtgtgtctgtgtctctgtgtgtgtgtgcgtgcgtttacAGCACAAAGCCACCCAGAGCCCTACTAAGCTGAGCCCTACAGACGGCGAGGTGAGTGTGTATCTCTGTCCTCCTGAAGTCTCTGCAACAGATGGCACACATAGCAACAGTAGTAACCAGCGGTGCCCAGTTATTAAAACCCTCCAATAGGCCATGTCTGGAATCACTGCGGCAGTATTTCCACCTTCTGTTGCTTTTGTCTTGTTCTTGACAGTAGGGTggtatttttttctgtgtgctCTTGGCTCTCGTTGTCCCATTGAAACTCTGCTTTTTACTGTTTCTCTTCTTTACTTGAgtgttctcccctccctctttcattcTATTCCTCTTTTTCACCATTCTGTCCATCCTCTACCATCATGCTTAAAGCCGGACCATATGTTGTAGCTGCCTTTCTGTACCcctcgcatgtgtgtgtgtgtgaaaatgtgtttgtgtacatccGCTTGTGCACATGTCTGTCCATACCTGtgtgtccaagtgtgtgtgtgtctgcattgtgagtgtgtgagtccaTGATtgttcccgtgtgtgtgtggtccatatgtgtgtgtgcgtgtgcgtgtgtgtgtgtgtgcacacatgcgtgtccatgtgtgtgtgtgtgtgtgtgtgtgtgtgtgtgtgtgcatgcgtgtcttggtgtgtgtgtgtccgtgtgtatgtgtgtgtccgtcctcactccctctctccccgtcCCTCCCAGACTGTGTACCCCTCCAGACGCTCTACCCACACGGATGACTCCGCCCTTTTCATGGTAAGAGTCTGACTGCACAGTGTGGCCCCTTCTCCCTGCTtaccccgccccctcccccattcACACCCAATCACATCATCTCCCCCAAACTTTCCCCCAAACTTCCTCCTCGTAATCCCTTGTTATGATTGGTGGATGTAACAAGTACACACGATTCCATCACCAATCGTAGCAAACACCCAGTCATTAAGTCACAAAGTTAATCTTGATTTGCCTTGTCTGTACCTTGTCTGCCTCTTTGATAGTTTTAATGTTTTTCTTTGTGGAAGTAATATTGCATCTCTATTATCTATATCTGTCTATTATCTTAAGTAATGAGATAGTAATGCTTATATTGACTAGAATGATGAGCAGTGTGTAAGACAGTGATGGCGAGTGTCTACTAGGCAGGCGTTGTGCCTGTGGggttgtactgtactgtactgtgttgGGTTGCTGGGGTGTGTTCCTCCTCTGTGTCCCTACTGCCTGTCCTCAGCTGTGACTGGACTAACACGAGCTCCCTCTCCCTGCTGTGCAGTAACCTACCTGCCTACCCCGGCTCAAAGCTTCTGCTCTCTTCTgctgtcccctctctctttctctcttcctctctctctctggcattcCCTTCTGCTGtcccctctttcactctctccctctctcgctctttctttctttctttctttctttctttctttctttctttctatgtctcactctttcactctggcAATCTCTTCTGTCTGacacctctctccatctctcccaccattcctgtctctctctttctctctctctctatctgtctctctctatggtTCTCCCTTctgacacctctctctctctcactatctctgtcCCACTattcctgtctctctttctttctttctctctcactctgtctctctctctctctctcggcctgGCCGCCTTTGCCAGAGCGAGTACCAGCCTCTCAGGGTGTTTGAGATAGACACTGACACCAACACTATAAAGAGGAGGCCAGGCACTCACAAGCAGGTGAAACAATCACACATACTTAAAACGTttatacgcgcacacacacacacacacacacaaataaacacgcacacatacacacacaacctctacccacttcctcacacacactccctctctcacacacaatgtGTCCACATATACTGAAATAGtggttacacaaatacacacatacacagtgttgTCTTGTGGCCTGTATCTGTgctgcatgctgtgtgtgtgtttacttcaaTATATCAACAGAGTACTTGCACTGTGCTTGCAGTAATGGCTAACATTTAATatctttctccttcttttcACGATCTTTCTTCCCCGTTTCATTCTTTCATTATTATTCCTTTTGTTTCGTCCTTATCTTCCTTCTTTCAATTTTCTCGATGTCTTTCTCATTTCGGTTTTAATCCCTGCTAATTTCATGTTTTATTGTTATGtaaatctgtttttttctgtgttctTTTGTCTGTCTACATTTTCAtccttttttttatatattcttCTTCCTTTAAATGGTCATTTTTCTTCCTTTATTTTCCTTCCTACTTCGTTTCCTCCTCTTTGTCTTTTTGGCCCTGCGCTGCGCTTGTAGTCTCTGCCTGGGATGTCCATGGATGGGTGTGTCTCTCATGGCTCAGACACCGCCCCCTCCTGTCCACTGCAGGTACTGCTGCCAAGCAGGGAAGCTCAAGCTCTCACTGCTGAGAACCTATAATGGCTGCATAGGGACTTGGTCTGATTTGAGATTCAGTAGTGATGTAGCATTTAGGAATGTCAAGAGGATACACAGCTGGTAAAATGCTTAACCTTTGAAATGGCAGATTCAGTTATGCTCTAAAGATCTACAGGTTCACCATACGTTCACCATAAGTTTACCATACGTTTTAAATGATCTGCCTTTTTCTGTCCCATCTTGCCCCTTTTCTGGACTGTGCACAGCAAGGGGAAGACCGCTCACCTTTGGCACCCACAGGTAAGTGTCTGAGCCACTGGCTTGTGTGCATAGCAAGCATAGCACTTGCTACAGTCACCTTTTGCAGTGTCCTTTGCAGTTTGTTTAGGTCCCATTGTCCATTTGATGGAGTCTGCCGTTGTTTTGGCTCTCTGAGTATTATGTCTGTCTTGCATTATAAGCCTGTCCCATGCGGGTTCTTAGTGCTGAGCATTTCCCCACCCACGAcctcccaaaacacacacagagactcacacacacacctccacacaatATCCATTCACCTGCTAGTGCCTTCTCCATTCACTATCCACTGCTCACCAAATTCACCACCTCCCCACACTCTTTTCCTTCTCCGATTGGCCCACACGCCCATCTCTCGCCTGCAGCCCTCCAATCACCCTCTTACCCCGGTCCCACTGCACCGCCCTCCTGCCGCGGCCCCGCCCCGAGACCCGACAGCTTCCTGTACCGCCTCagccagagagaggagaagaagagaggtggGTGGTGATGACGGTGGTGGATGCGGAGGGGTCGCGACTCTTAGGGGACCCTCTGTGGCATGCTGTTAGACGCTCTGCTGACGACCACGTcggagaatgtctaataaggggagaaccttcactctcggaacgcttccggtgtggtactgcatctaggggcgctcgcgggcgagtccagaatgaatggaggtctatggagctgtacccctcaaaatccacttttctcaggatataatttttttcaagtaatttgaatattgtattcgaaaggggaggcaaagacaatacacttggttgagtattatattttctaaagtcacttaattgttctaaaaagcctttcaaacgtgtcaatgacgtcattcattagcatgatcatagcatagcatagcatcaatgctagcgttttatgggcaacaacgacccattctgtaagaaaacgaaaggacatgactcctggattatttcacttttgattgataatccatatccattttgcgaaaaataaaataaaatctgagggtttcagttgttaaataggtgaaaacaataaatgtagccatgtagctccataggaccccatgtattttggactcgcccgcgatcgccatctaggtgaactctggtgaactgcagccaagttcggtttgtatgggattaatagagagtggggaggctctccgtagacgggctctgaccaCGTCGTCCGCTCGCTTGTGTTAGTCACCTCTTAGCAGTGGTGCTGCTTTCTGCAAGGCCTTGGCCGCTTCTGTCACATTGACCTCACTGCATTCTGCTTCGCTTGCCATTGGTGTGgcttgtgtgtgggggtgctgatctgtgtgtgtgtgtgtgtgtgtgtgtgtgttgacccttTTCCATTCACCAGGATTAATCAGCAGGGCTGTTAATTAACACCAATAGACTTCCAGCTGTCACAGGAGATTAATGTTCTAACccattttatgtgtgtgcatatgaataaccgtgcaagtgtgtgtctgtgaaagagGGAGTCTGTCCTTTTTTTGTGTGGAACTGGGAAATTACATCAGAGGCGTTATTGAAGCGTTTTTCGGTGGCCCGTCTGCCTTGAGTGCGTTTTACGCTTTACTTCTATTtacagtgtgtatgtgaagcGAACACATAGAAAAACACATTGTTGTGTCTTGTTAGAGACGGAGGCAGTGAAAATTGATTAATTTACGTTTCACATCTCACTTGTGGTGTAAATTCCCAGTAAGGgtacttttgttttgttctgtgtgtgtgttcagggttttttttctctgcTCAAGGAAAATGAAATGTTGGCCTGCCCAAGCAGAAAAAAGGTGTTGTCGCTTTTGGTGTAATTCAATTAGATGTCCTCATCCTGCACTTTTGTTACAATTGGACGAGCCTGCTGCTAAAAGCGCACTCATACAGCTGCCAGTCCACCCTAAATGCAACTCTTTTCACCCCTCCCTGTGTGGATGAGGCAGTGGCCAATACTAGCAGAAAAGGCCACTAAAACTGTTAGAGGGAAAGTTACTGTCAGGTGTATGTGCGGTCAGTAGCAGTACAGCTGACCGTCACCTGCACACCTGATCAGTTGCTATAAGTAATGTGTGAAAAGGGAGCAGAACACCAGACACATCCAACTTGTTTTCCTAAATCAATTTAAGCCTGTTATctttcagtgccatcaaaaggATGGTTTGTGAAATTGACAGACAAGCAAATAAATGTTTGATAAGCAGGAAGGCTGCTGGCTTTCAAAGGCCTTTGTTTATGTTCTGGAAGTTGCACTCACTTGTGCATTTCCTACCAATATCtcggggggaaaaaaaccttgtgtgtgtgtatgtatgtatgtatgtatgtatgtatgtatgtatgtatgaatgtatgtgcaTGAGTTAGAAATTGTGTGACGAGGCACCTTGAGGGTTACATATGTTTGAgaaatggtctctctctctctctctctctctctctctctctctctctctctctctctctctctctctctctctctctctctctctctctctctctctctctctctaggtgaCTCCACAGTGCCTCGGTCAGAGCCTGAGGAAGTCACACCCACCCCAACCCAGGTGCTTGTGGGAGAAGAGGCGGAGCTTGTGGATCAACTGAGAAAGGTACAGACGGGTGATCGTAGTGATACCTTCTCATCAATTCATTTCTAACAACAGACC is a genomic window of Alosa sapidissima isolate fAloSap1 chromosome 15, fAloSap1.pri, whole genome shotgun sequence containing:
- the lrch3 gene encoding DISP complex protein LRCH3 isoform X1; translated protein: MPTVASPIPAALSCCACVQPNLTPVVGQTDSVGVSCVMAASVLLSAENTVPTFAVGNPGAAGVSGNGVGAACPASWNRSLDRALDEAAATGCLNLSGRKLKEFPRSAANHDLTDTTRADLSRNRLPELPVEVCMFVSLENLNLYQNCLRSLPDSLVNLQALTYLNISRNQLSTLPAPVCSLPLKVLIACNNKLVSLPEELGQLRQLTELDVSCNEIQTLPSQVGQLEALRDLNIRRNHLARLPPELAELPLVRLDFSCNKVTSIPVCYRNLRHLQSIVLDNNPLQSPPAQICIKGKIHIFKYLNMEACKTAPDLPDYDRRPLFGNCVEELYPGRPYGALDSGFNSVDSGDKRWSGNEPTDELSDLPLRVAEITKEQRQRRERERERGDESKHSSVVANGTLESEIEQIDFIDSCTGEEEEEEGRSSRSRTSDAVSLSSQFMAYIERRITREGSPVKSGSSRDTRTDDPRRHGSLQNRSVPDGASPTSSTAQGQRSGVGVERVRREAQLAALRYEEERHKTRSVQRDAVMSYVKHKATQSPTKLSPTDGETVYPSRRSTHTDDSALFMSEYQPLRVFEIDTDTNTIKRRPGTHKQSLPGMSMDGCVSHGSDTAPSCPLQQGEDRSPLAPTALQSPSYPGPTAPPSCRGPAPRPDSFLYRLSQREEKKRGDSTVPRSEPEEVTPTPTQVLVGEEAELVDQLRKNIECRLKVSLPSDLGAALTDGVVLCHLANHVRPRSVPSIHVPSPAVPKLTMAKCRRNVENFLEACRRIGVPQERLCSVGEVLRGEGRGVLRTLAELLSRAPPPLASPPAQLAGFALFYLSIMSLLCALYCHLLPRL
- the lrch3 gene encoding DISP complex protein LRCH3 isoform X2, which gives rise to MAASVLLSAENTVPTFAVGNPGAAGVSGNGVGAACPASWNRSLDRALDEAAATGCLNLSGRKLKEFPRSAANHDLTDTTRADLSRNRLPELPVEVCMFVSLENLNLYQNCLRSLPDSLVNLQALTYLNISRNQLSTLPAPVCSLPLKVLIACNNKLVSLPEELGQLRQLTELDVSCNEIQTLPSQVGQLEALRDLNIRRNHLARLPPELAELPLVRLDFSCNKVTSIPVCYRNLRHLQSIVLDNNPLQSPPAQICIKGKIHIFKYLNMEACKTAPDLPDYDRRPLFGNCVEELYPGRPYGALDSGFNSVDSGDKRWSGNEPTDELSDLPLRVAEITKEQRQRRERERERGDESKHSSVVANGTLESEIEQIDFIDSCTGEEEEEEGRSSRSRTSDAVSLSSQFMAYIERRITREGSPVKSGSSRDTRTDDPRRHGSLQNRSVPDGASPTSSTAQGQRSGVGVERVRREAQLAALRYEEERHKTRSVQRDAVMSYVKHKATQSPTKLSPTDGETVYPSRRSTHTDDSALFMSEYQPLRVFEIDTDTNTIKRRPGTHKQSLPGMSMDGCVSHGSDTAPSCPLQQGEDRSPLAPTALQSPSYPGPTAPPSCRGPAPRPDSFLYRLSQREEKKRGDSTVPRSEPEEVTPTPTQVLVGEEAELVDQLRKNIECRLKVSLPSDLGAALTDGVVLCHLANHVRPRSVPSIHVPSPAVPKLTMAKCRRNVENFLEACRRIGVPQSQLCLPLHILEERGLPQVAGTVRALLDLAPPKHTASTPNTPSALPATASLAM